In one window of Qipengyuania profundimaris DNA:
- a CDS encoding vWA domain-containing protein → MRLRNLFATCAAAALLAGCASQQGGEEIVLTGSKGIQDVDRSTPPPPPPPPPPPPAAYSQSAPIAVTGSRIATPAAEAADAATSTSASDSTYRYFPPVFVPTVPSRDQYDGEEVSPVKLVANEPVSTFSVDVDTGAYANARRFISEGAMPPKAAVRTEEFVNYFRYDYDRPADRSQPFTVNTDVAVSPWNPETRLVRIGLAGYEMPEETRPAANLVFLLDVSGSMYSADKLPLVKTAMRQLAGQLTERDRVSIVVYAGAAGLVLEPTNDERKIKDAIEQLQAGGSTAGGAGIELAYRVAEANRIEGGVNRVILATDGDFNVGTSDRDALVELVEEKRDTGVTLSVLGFGRGNLNDAMMEQIANNGNGNYSYIDSALEARKVLGDEMGATLFTIAKDVKIQVEFNPAVVSQYRLVGYENRILREEDFDNDAVDAGDIGAGHQVTALYEVVPVGTKGWIGQRRYEDKIDTRARDLAAEAAYIKLRYKMPDGEKSSLITYTLPARALQTGALPGGDFAFASAVAAFGQKLRGDPMLESFGYNQIAGLAGNPRDFWRQEFVQLVKTADSLD, encoded by the coding sequence ATGCGTTTGAGGAACCTGTTCGCCACTTGCGCCGCCGCTGCACTGCTTGCCGGATGCGCCTCGCAGCAAGGGGGCGAGGAGATCGTCCTCACCGGTTCGAAGGGGATCCAGGACGTGGATCGGTCGACACCGCCTCCTCCTCCGCCGCCACCTCCTCCGCCGCCGGCCGCATACAGCCAGTCCGCGCCAATCGCGGTGACGGGTTCTCGGATTGCCACTCCTGCTGCGGAAGCGGCCGATGCGGCGACGAGTACGAGCGCGTCAGACAGCACGTATCGCTACTTCCCGCCGGTCTTCGTGCCGACGGTGCCGAGCCGGGACCAGTATGACGGTGAGGAAGTCTCGCCGGTAAAGCTCGTCGCGAACGAGCCGGTGTCCACCTTCTCGGTCGATGTCGACACGGGCGCCTATGCCAATGCGCGGCGCTTCATCTCCGAGGGCGCAATGCCTCCCAAGGCCGCCGTGCGGACCGAGGAGTTCGTCAATTACTTCCGCTACGATTACGATCGCCCGGCGGACCGGTCGCAGCCGTTCACGGTCAATACCGATGTCGCAGTGTCGCCGTGGAATCCGGAGACGCGCCTCGTCCGTATCGGGCTGGCAGGCTACGAGATGCCCGAGGAAACGCGCCCGGCGGCCAACCTCGTCTTCCTGCTCGACGTATCGGGATCGATGTACAGCGCGGACAAGCTTCCGCTGGTGAAGACGGCCATGCGCCAGCTTGCGGGGCAGCTGACCGAGCGCGACCGGGTGTCCATCGTCGTCTATGCCGGGGCCGCGGGACTCGTGCTCGAACCGACGAATGACGAGCGCAAGATAAAGGACGCGATCGAGCAACTGCAGGCTGGCGGATCGACGGCAGGCGGTGCCGGTATCGAGCTAGCCTACCGCGTCGCCGAAGCAAACCGGATCGAGGGCGGCGTCAACCGCGTGATCTTGGCGACCGACGGCGATTTCAATGTCGGCACGTCGGACCGCGACGCGCTGGTCGAACTGGTCGAGGAAAAGCGCGATACCGGCGTGACCCTGTCGGTGCTCGGCTTCGGGCGCGGCAATCTGAACGATGCGATGATGGAGCAGATCGCCAACAACGGAAACGGCAATTATTCCTACATCGACAGCGCGCTGGAGGCCCGCAAGGTGCTTGGCGACGAGATGGGCGCGACGCTGTTCACCATCGCCAAGGACGTGAAAATCCAGGTCGAATTCAATCCCGCTGTCGTCAGCCAGTACCGGCTGGTCGGCTACGAGAACCGCATCCTGCGCGAGGAGGATTTCGACAACGATGCCGTCGATGCGGGCGACATCGGCGCGGGCCACCAGGTGACGGCGCTCTACGAAGTCGTCCCGGTAGGCACCAAGGGCTGGATCGGGCAGCGCCGCTACGAGGACAAGATCGACACCCGCGCTCGCGATCTTGCTGCCGAAGCGGCCTATATCAAGCTGCGCTACAAGATGCCCGATGGCGAGAAGAGCTCGCTCATCACCTATACACTCCCGGCGCGTGCCTTGCAGACCGGCGCGTTGCCCGGCGGCGATTTCGCCTTCGCCAGCGCGGTGGCAGCCTTCGGCCAGAAGCTGCGCGGCGACCCCATGCTCGAAAGTTTCGGCTACAACCAGATCGCGGGGCTGGCAGGCAATCCGCGCGATTTCTGGCGGCAGGAATTCGTGCAGCTGGTGAAGACCGCCGACTCGCTGGACTAG
- a CDS encoding OmpA family protein, protein MSIRPALAIVAGAALVAVAGYGYATKTDEAFVVPLEESAAQAITENGGGGVTARFTGANGSPTRHPLLSNGEDLPEQTRARVAQAVAGMPGVGGVVWSDGTARAETDAPTFEPLHCQEDVDGLLRSRSIRFEEASSALLPASRILLDEVAEALQPCLGAIISITGHTDKSGTEPGNLALSMERARAVREALVSRGIPRDGLRARGMGSSEPVEGLAPGDPANRRIEFAVIRTEPLRPTPVDTPGAR, encoded by the coding sequence ATGTCGATCCGCCCTGCCCTTGCCATCGTCGCCGGTGCCGCGCTCGTCGCGGTGGCCGGCTATGGCTATGCTACGAAGACCGACGAGGCCTTCGTCGTGCCGCTCGAGGAGAGTGCAGCGCAGGCGATCACCGAGAACGGCGGAGGCGGCGTAACTGCGCGCTTTACGGGCGCTAACGGTTCGCCGACGCGCCATCCGTTGCTCAGCAATGGCGAGGACCTGCCCGAACAGACCCGCGCCCGCGTGGCGCAGGCCGTGGCCGGAATGCCCGGCGTCGGCGGCGTGGTCTGGAGCGACGGAACCGCGCGCGCGGAAACCGACGCGCCTACTTTCGAACCGCTCCATTGCCAGGAGGACGTCGACGGCCTGTTGCGCAGTCGCTCGATCCGCTTCGAGGAAGCTTCGAGCGCGCTGCTGCCGGCAAGCCGCATTCTGCTCGACGAAGTGGCCGAAGCCTTGCAGCCTTGTCTGGGCGCAATCATTTCGATCACCGGCCACACCGACAAGTCGGGCACCGAGCCCGGCAATCTCGCTTTGAGCATGGAACGCGCGCGGGCGGTGCGCGAAGCGCTGGTGAGCCGCGGCATCCCGCGCGACGGCCTCCGGGCGCGCGGCATGGGTTCGTCCGAGCCGGTCGAAGGCCTGGCCCCCGGCGACCCGGCCAACCGCCGAATCGAATTCGCCGTGATCCGCACCGAGCCGCTTCGCCCCACCCCAGTCGACACGCCGGGAGCCCGCTGA
- a CDS encoding response regulator: MGQQLRILVAEDETIIGEDLCQTVAEAGYVVEGPFTDIQSTMLAYQKHKPDLAILDVQLGDGIVYPLAEQMMAEDVPVIFHSGQLTPDDVATRFPEALAVQKPSPPAEMIANVQRVLAHG, encoded by the coding sequence ATGGGACAGCAATTGCGCATCCTCGTTGCCGAAGACGAGACGATTATCGGTGAGGATCTGTGCCAGACCGTCGCCGAAGCTGGGTATGTGGTAGAAGGTCCGTTCACGGACATCCAGTCGACCATGCTGGCCTATCAAAAGCACAAGCCCGACCTTGCGATCCTCGATGTGCAACTGGGCGATGGCATCGTCTATCCGCTCGCGGAGCAGATGATGGCCGAGGATGTGCCGGTCATCTTTCATTCCGGACAATTAACGCCAGACGATGTCGCCACTCGTTTTCCCGAAGCGCTGGCCGTCCAGAAGCCGAGCCCCCCGGCCGAGATGATTGCAAACGTGCAGCGCGTTCTCGCCCACGGCTGA
- a CDS encoding acyl-CoA dehydrogenase has protein sequence MAGMVPFAWDDPFNLDEQLTEEERMIRDAAHAFAQGELQPRVTDAYREETDAPELFPLMGEAGLLGATVPEEYGGAGASYVAYGLIAREIERVDSGYRSMASVQSSLVMYPIHAYGSAAQKQKYLPGLASGQLIGCFGLTEPDAGSDPAGMKTTAKKVDGGYVISGSKTWISNSPFADVFVVWAKSEEHGGGIRGFILEKGMKGLSAPKIAGKLSLRASTTGMIVMDEVEVGEDALLPDVQGLKGPFGCLNRARYGISWGALGAAEFCMHAARQYGLDREQFGVPLASKQLFQLKLADMMTDIALGLQGSLRVGRLMDEGKFAPDMISIVKRNNVGKALDIARKARDMHGGNGISEEYQVIRHMVNLETVNTYEGTHDVHALILGRAITGVAAF, from the coding sequence ATGGCCGGTATGGTGCCTTTCGCCTGGGACGATCCCTTCAATCTCGACGAGCAGCTGACCGAGGAAGAGCGGATGATCCGCGACGCCGCGCACGCCTTCGCCCAAGGCGAGCTACAGCCGCGCGTGACCGATGCCTATCGCGAGGAAACCGACGCGCCCGAACTCTTCCCCCTGATGGGCGAGGCGGGCCTGCTCGGCGCGACCGTGCCGGAGGAATATGGCGGGGCAGGCGCTAGCTATGTCGCCTACGGCCTGATCGCGCGTGAGATCGAGCGGGTCGATAGCGGCTATCGTTCGATGGCGTCGGTCCAGTCGAGCCTCGTGATGTATCCGATCCATGCCTACGGCTCCGCAGCGCAGAAGCAGAAATACCTTCCCGGCCTTGCCAGTGGACAGCTGATCGGCTGTTTCGGCCTGACCGAACCCGATGCCGGCAGCGATCCGGCAGGCATGAAGACGACCGCGAAGAAGGTCGACGGCGGCTATGTGATCTCCGGCTCCAAGACGTGGATTTCCAACTCTCCCTTCGCAGACGTTTTCGTGGTCTGGGCAAAAAGCGAGGAGCATGGCGGCGGCATCCGCGGCTTCATCCTCGAAAAGGGCATGAAGGGCCTTTCCGCCCCGAAGATCGCGGGCAAGCTGAGCCTGCGCGCCAGCACCACCGGCATGATCGTGATGGACGAGGTCGAGGTGGGCGAGGACGCCTTGCTACCTGACGTGCAGGGCCTCAAAGGTCCCTTCGGCTGCCTCAACCGCGCACGCTACGGCATCAGCTGGGGCGCGCTCGGCGCAGCGGAATTCTGCATGCATGCGGCGCGCCAGTATGGCCTTGATCGCGAGCAGTTCGGCGTGCCGCTTGCCAGCAAGCAGCTGTTCCAGCTCAAGCTGGCAGACATGATGACCGACATCGCGCTGGGCCTGCAGGGTTCCTTGCGCGTCGGGCGCCTGATGGACGAAGGCAAGTTCGCACCCGACATGATTTCGATCGTCAAACGCAACAATGTCGGCAAGGCACTCGATATCGCGCGCAAGGCCCGCGACATGCACGGCGGCAACGGCATTTCCGAAGAATACCAAGTCATCCGTCACATGGTGAACCTCGAGACGGTGAACACCTATGAAGGCACGCATGACGTCCATGCGCTGATCCTGGGCCGCGCGATCACGGGCGTCGCCGCGTTTTGA
- the maiA gene encoding maleylacetoacetate isomerase: protein MRLHGYYRSSTSYRLRIALELKGLDFEYVPVNLLESEQKGAAFTSRNPFGSVPLLEVDGKDYVQSMAQIEWLDEAYTERPLLPSDTHDRYVARELAYAIATELHAPLNLPVLKYLANEYGKTQDEIGVWYRHWLARTLDPLEARLAQIGTGDFLFDRPGFFEVCLLPQVYNAQRFGFDFSDKPHIARIEQACLALPEFQRAHPDAQPDNPERK from the coding sequence ATCCGCCTTCACGGCTATTATCGCAGTTCCACCAGCTATCGCTTGCGCATCGCGCTGGAGCTGAAGGGGCTGGATTTCGAATATGTCCCGGTGAACCTGCTGGAGAGCGAACAGAAAGGCGCGGCCTTCACCAGCCGCAATCCCTTCGGATCGGTCCCCCTGCTGGAAGTCGATGGCAAGGATTACGTCCAGTCGATGGCGCAGATCGAGTGGCTGGACGAGGCTTACACCGAGCGCCCCCTACTGCCCTCCGACACCCACGACCGCTATGTCGCGCGCGAGCTGGCCTATGCCATCGCGACCGAGCTGCACGCGCCGCTCAACCTGCCGGTGCTGAAATACCTCGCCAATGAATACGGCAAGACGCAGGACGAAATCGGCGTCTGGTATCGCCACTGGCTCGCGCGCACGCTCGACCCGCTGGAGGCACGGCTGGCGCAGATCGGAACCGGCGATTTCCTGTTTGACCGCCCCGGCTTTTTCGAAGTCTGCCTGCTTCCGCAAGTGTATAACGCGCAGCGCTTCGGCTTCGATTTCAGCGACAAGCCGCACATAGCGCGGATCGAACAAGCCTGCCTTGCATTGCCAGAGTTCCAGCGCGCCCATCCGGATGCGCAACCCGATAATCCCGAACGAAAATAA
- a CDS encoding fumarylacetoacetate hydrolase family protein, translating into MKLATLKDGTRDGKLVVVSKDLTRYCAADNIAPTLQAALDNWDEIAPKLEALYTDVQHEAVPCERFHEREAHSPLPRAYQWADGSAYINHVELVRKARGAEVPESFYHDPLMYQGGSDGFLAPRDDIPLKDTSWGCDMEGEIAVITDDVPMGVSSEKAADHIKLVMLVNDVSLRGLIPGELAKGFGFFQSKPASAFSPVAVTPDELGDAWKDSVIHLPLMVDYNGEAFGRANAGVDATFSLADLVAHAAKTRDLGAGTIIGSGTVSNQGPDGDPGKPVADGGLGYSCIAEIRMIETIADGEAKTRFMAPGDTVRVEMKDEDGHSIFGAIEQKVVEA; encoded by the coding sequence ATGAAACTCGCCACGCTCAAGGACGGAACCCGCGACGGCAAGCTGGTGGTCGTGTCGAAAGACCTCACCCGCTATTGCGCCGCCGACAACATCGCGCCGACCCTGCAGGCCGCGCTCGACAATTGGGACGAGATCGCGCCGAAGCTGGAGGCGCTTTACACCGACGTCCAGCACGAAGCTGTACCGTGCGAGCGCTTTCACGAGCGCGAGGCGCATTCGCCGCTGCCGCGCGCCTATCAGTGGGCCGACGGTTCGGCCTACATCAATCACGTCGAACTGGTGCGCAAGGCGCGCGGCGCGGAAGTGCCCGAGAGCTTCTATCACGATCCGCTGATGTATCAGGGCGGCAGCGATGGATTTCTCGCCCCGCGAGACGACATCCCGCTGAAAGACACCAGCTGGGGCTGCGACATGGAGGGCGAGATCGCGGTCATTACCGATGACGTGCCCATGGGCGTGTCGAGCGAGAAGGCCGCGGATCACATCAAGCTGGTCATGCTGGTCAATGACGTCAGCTTGCGCGGCCTCATCCCGGGCGAACTGGCCAAGGGGTTCGGCTTCTTCCAGTCCAAGCCCGCCAGCGCTTTCAGTCCCGTCGCGGTGACCCCCGACGAACTCGGCGATGCGTGGAAGGACAGTGTCATCCACCTGCCACTGATGGTCGATTACAATGGCGAAGCCTTCGGCCGCGCGAATGCGGGCGTCGATGCCACCTTCAGCTTGGCCGACCTCGTCGCCCATGCCGCCAAGACGCGCGATCTGGGCGCGGGCACGATCATCGGCTCCGGCACCGTATCCAACCAGGGGCCGGACGGCGATCCGGGCAAGCCGGTGGCAGACGGCGGCCTCGGCTACAGCTGCATCGCCGAGATCCGTATGATCGAGACGATCGCCGATGGCGAAGCCAAGACGCGCTTCATGGCACCGGGCGACACCGTCCGGGTCGAGATGAAGGACGAAGACGGCCACTCGATCTTTGGCGCGATCGAACAGAAAGTCGTCGAGGCCTGA
- a CDS encoding glycosyltransferase: MAALAGKRIGLLTARASRTNGGVFEAVVRQVDLLKTLDAQPVVVAAEDDSHAADAWRLAGAEIRLAQIHGPKHPGFAPRLTPVLLDAGLDLVHLHGIWSYASRAATRWSKATNGPLVISPLGMCDAWMIERNRWKKNLARLAWEKSAWSNAMAFHALTPAEAGDIGRECGAQLIGVIPSCASPPSQPRQTMPPPMVLYLGTIHEKKNLVALMEGWLAALPDLPPDASLVVAGWGDEEGVTALERFLEPMGPSIEFVSAAFASQKAALLELARFLVLPSSSEGLPISILDGWSAGIPAAISPACNLPEGYANGAALKCGPDRESIKTALIEALRIEEPEWLSMSRAAQALASGTFGKEHIAGQWRRIYEDCLGVLSPAQLERQISGKIPQ, from the coding sequence ATGGCCGCGCTGGCCGGCAAGCGCATCGGCCTACTGACTGCCCGCGCCAGCCGGACGAACGGCGGTGTTTTCGAAGCCGTCGTCAGACAGGTCGATCTATTGAAGACGCTGGACGCGCAGCCGGTCGTGGTCGCTGCGGAAGACGACAGTCATGCAGCCGACGCGTGGCGGTTGGCGGGAGCCGAAATCCGGCTGGCGCAGATTCATGGACCAAAGCATCCCGGGTTTGCCCCACGGCTGACGCCGGTGCTCTTGGACGCAGGGCTGGACTTGGTCCATCTTCATGGGATCTGGAGCTATGCCAGTCGCGCCGCGACGCGTTGGTCGAAGGCGACGAACGGCCCCTTGGTCATCAGCCCGCTAGGCATGTGCGATGCCTGGATGATCGAACGCAATCGCTGGAAAAAGAACCTCGCGCGTCTGGCTTGGGAGAAAAGCGCCTGGTCCAATGCCATGGCATTTCACGCGCTGACCCCGGCCGAAGCAGGGGATATCGGCCGCGAGTGCGGCGCTCAGCTGATCGGTGTCATCCCCAGCTGTGCATCGCCGCCGTCGCAGCCGCGCCAGACCATGCCGCCTCCCATGGTGTTATACCTCGGCACCATTCACGAGAAAAAGAACCTCGTCGCGCTCATGGAAGGTTGGCTCGCTGCCCTGCCTGATTTGCCGCCCGACGCGAGCCTCGTCGTAGCTGGCTGGGGCGACGAAGAGGGGGTTACGGCACTCGAGCGCTTCCTTGAGCCAATGGGCCCTTCCATTGAATTTGTAAGCGCTGCCTTCGCCTCGCAGAAGGCGGCATTGCTGGAACTCGCCCGGTTTCTTGTGCTGCCATCCTCGAGCGAGGGCCTGCCGATATCAATCCTCGACGGATGGTCCGCGGGCATTCCTGCGGCGATCAGCCCGGCATGCAATCTGCCCGAAGGCTACGCAAACGGGGCAGCCCTGAAATGCGGTCCCGATCGGGAAAGCATAAAAACCGCGCTAATCGAAGCGCTCAGAATCGAGGAACCTGAATGGCTGTCGATGTCGCGGGCGGCCCAGGCTCTCGCCTCCGGCACCTTCGGCAAGGAGCATATCGCAGGACAATGGCGACGGATCTACGAGGATTGCCTCGGCGTTCTCTCACCCGCGCAGCTTGAACGGCAGATAAGTGGGAAAATCCCGCAGTAA
- a CDS encoding acyl-CoA dehydrogenase family protein, whose translation MPVIDVAPPEFMEDEEISIFADAVGKFYQQHAPEKRVLKWRENGQVEREFWNEAGEAGLLGVSVPEEYGGHGGDFRHDMVVIDQQAKHNVEGFAASLHNTVILPYLVRHGTEEQKKKYLPKLVTGELVSAIAMTEPGVGSDLQSITTTALKDGNGYRINGAKTYISNGQTADFIIVVAKTDPKERAKGISLMLLETEGAEGFQRGKKLDKVGLDAADTSELFFDDVFVPAENVLGGEEGKGFYQLMGELPQERLIIAMGAMTGIEKALETTMEFVKGRKAFGQTIWDFQNTQFVMADLKARGTAARVFVNDCIAKHLKGELDVPTACMAKYWVTELQGEVVDKCLQFHGGAGFINDYPIARMYRDSRITRIFGGSNEVMKMVISRSM comes from the coding sequence ATGCCCGTTATCGACGTAGCCCCGCCCGAATTCATGGAAGACGAGGAAATCTCGATCTTCGCCGATGCCGTCGGCAAATTCTACCAGCAGCACGCGCCGGAGAAACGCGTGCTGAAATGGCGCGAAAACGGCCAGGTCGAGCGCGAATTCTGGAACGAGGCGGGCGAGGCCGGGCTGCTCGGCGTGTCGGTGCCGGAAGAATACGGCGGCCATGGCGGCGATTTTCGCCACGACATGGTCGTGATCGACCAGCAGGCGAAGCACAATGTCGAAGGTTTCGCGGCCAGCCTGCACAATACCGTGATCCTGCCGTACCTCGTGCGCCACGGTACCGAAGAGCAGAAGAAGAAATACCTCCCCAAGCTGGTAACTGGCGAGCTCGTCAGTGCAATCGCCATGACCGAGCCCGGCGTCGGTTCCGACCTCCAGAGCATCACGACGACGGCTCTCAAGGACGGCAATGGCTATCGCATCAACGGGGCCAAGACTTATATCTCCAACGGCCAGACCGCCGATTTCATCATCGTTGTCGCCAAGACCGATCCCAAGGAGCGGGCGAAGGGCATTTCGCTCATGCTGCTTGAAACCGAGGGCGCGGAAGGGTTCCAGCGTGGCAAGAAGCTCGACAAGGTCGGGCTCGATGCGGCGGATACGTCGGAATTGTTCTTCGACGATGTCTTCGTGCCAGCGGAAAACGTGCTCGGCGGGGAGGAAGGCAAGGGCTTCTACCAGCTGATGGGCGAGTTGCCGCAGGAACGCCTCATTATTGCCATGGGCGCGATGACCGGGATCGAGAAGGCACTCGAAACCACGATGGAGTTCGTGAAGGGGCGCAAGGCCTTCGGCCAGACGATCTGGGACTTCCAGAACACACAATTCGTCATGGCCGACCTCAAGGCGCGCGGCACGGCGGCGCGGGTGTTCGTGAACGATTGCATCGCCAAGCACCTCAAGGGCGAGCTCGACGTGCCGACCGCCTGCATGGCCAAATATTGGGTCACCGAGCTGCAAGGCGAGGTCGTCGACAAATGCCTTCAGTTCCATGGCGGCGCAGGTTTCATCAACGACTACCCGATCGCGCGCATGTATCGCGATAGCCGGATCACTCGAATTTTCGGCGGTTCGAATGAAGTCATGAAAATGGTGATCTCGCGCTCGATGTAA
- a CDS encoding crotonase/enoyl-CoA hydratase family protein, protein MSEEVLTSVEDGILVVTINRPDAKNAMTKAAAKGIAAAMDRLDSEDDLRVGILTGAGGTFCSGMDLKGFLRGESPVVEGRGFGGVVQAPPKKPLIAAVDGYALAGGLELMIACDLVVANDGAKFGIPEVKRGLVAAAGGVMMLPDQIPERIAMELALTGDFIDAARAYELGLINRVTNGSALDGAKELAAKIVANGPLAVKVSKAVIKESRGWPMDERYERQTQLIAPVFVSEDAREGAAAFAEKRAPNWKGK, encoded by the coding sequence ATGTCCGAGGAAGTCCTCACGAGCGTGGAAGACGGCATTCTGGTCGTCACGATCAACCGGCCCGATGCGAAGAACGCGATGACCAAGGCTGCGGCCAAGGGCATTGCCGCGGCGATGGACCGGCTCGACAGCGAGGATGATTTACGGGTCGGTATCCTGACCGGCGCGGGCGGCACTTTCTGCTCCGGCATGGACCTCAAGGGCTTCCTGCGCGGTGAAAGCCCGGTGGTCGAGGGGCGCGGTTTCGGCGGCGTCGTGCAGGCTCCGCCCAAGAAACCTCTGATCGCCGCTGTCGATGGCTATGCGCTGGCCGGCGGCCTCGAACTGATGATCGCCTGCGATCTGGTCGTTGCCAACGACGGCGCGAAATTCGGCATTCCCGAAGTGAAGCGCGGCCTGGTCGCCGCGGCGGGCGGGGTGATGATGCTGCCCGACCAGATTCCCGAGCGGATCGCGATGGAACTGGCGCTGACCGGCGACTTCATCGATGCCGCGCGTGCTTACGAACTCGGCCTGATCAACCGCGTGACCAATGGCTCGGCGCTCGACGGCGCGAAGGAACTCGCGGCGAAGATCGTGGCCAACGGTCCGCTCGCCGTCAAAGTTTCGAAGGCAGTCATCAAGGAATCGCGCGGCTGGCCGATGGACGAGCGCTACGAGCGCCAGACCCAGCTTATTGCGCCGGTCTTCGTCAGCGAGGATGCGCGCGAAGGCGCCGCCGCTTTCGCCGAAAAGCGGGCGCCGAACTGGAAGGGCAAGTAA
- a CDS encoding acetyl-CoA C-acetyltransferase gives MAEAYIIDAVRTPRGIGKQGKGALAHMHPQHLAATCLKAIKERNDLDTGTVDDVIWSVSTQDGMQAGDMGRMAALDAGFDITSSGTTLDRFCGGGITSVALAAAQVMSGMEDCVVAGGTEMMSLTAQMSKDKMAAGLKPPMMGSYNERLQASHPQSHQGVCGDAIATMEGFTREELDEVGYRSQQRAAKAIEEGRFDKSVVPVKDDEGNVVLDKEEYPRPQTTREGLAELEPAFAKIANVPLDKNGTTFAGLVNAKYPDLEIKHFHHAGNSSGVVDGAAAVLVASKDYAQKHGLQPRARIVATANMGDDPTLMLNAPVPAAKKVLEKAGLTKDDIDLYEINEAFAVVAAKFVRDLDLDWDKVNVNGGSIALGHPIGATGSILIGTMVDELERQDKRYGLVTMCAAGGMAPAIIIERVDDFVD, from the coding sequence GTGGCCGAAGCCTATATCATCGACGCAGTCCGCACCCCCCGCGGGATCGGCAAGCAGGGCAAGGGCGCGCTGGCGCACATGCACCCGCAGCATCTCGCTGCGACCTGCCTCAAGGCCATCAAGGAGCGCAACGACCTCGACACCGGCACGGTTGACGACGTGATCTGGTCGGTCAGCACGCAGGACGGCATGCAGGCCGGCGACATGGGCCGCATGGCGGCGCTCGACGCAGGTTTCGACATCACCTCTTCGGGCACGACGCTGGACCGCTTCTGCGGCGGCGGCATCACTTCGGTCGCCCTGGCGGCAGCGCAGGTGATGAGCGGCATGGAGGATTGCGTGGTCGCGGGCGGCACCGAAATGATGAGCCTCACCGCACAAATGTCCAAGGACAAGATGGCTGCCGGGCTGAAGCCGCCGATGATGGGCAGCTATAACGAGCGGCTCCAGGCCAGCCACCCGCAGAGTCACCAGGGCGTTTGCGGCGATGCCATCGCCACGATGGAGGGCTTCACCCGCGAGGAGTTGGACGAGGTCGGCTATCGCAGCCAGCAACGCGCAGCCAAGGCGATCGAGGAAGGCCGCTTCGACAAGTCGGTGGTTCCGGTGAAAGACGACGAGGGCAATGTCGTTCTCGACAAGGAGGAATATCCGCGCCCGCAGACCACGCGCGAAGGGCTGGCCGAGCTGGAACCCGCCTTCGCGAAGATCGCCAACGTCCCGCTCGACAAGAACGGCACGACGTTCGCCGGGCTAGTGAATGCGAAATACCCCGATCTGGAAATCAAGCACTTCCACCACGCGGGCAACAGCTCCGGTGTGGTCGATGGCGCCGCGGCCGTGCTGGTCGCCAGCAAGGACTACGCACAGAAGCATGGCTTGCAGCCTCGCGCGCGCATCGTGGCGACGGCGAACATGGGCGATGATCCCACGCTGATGCTCAACGCGCCCGTGCCGGCAGCGAAGAAGGTGCTCGAAAAGGCCGGCCTGACCAAGGACGACATCGATCTTTACGAGATTAACGAGGCCTTCGCCGTCGTTGCCGCCAAGTTCGTGCGCGATCTCGACCTCGACTGGGACAAGGTGAACGTCAATGGCGGGTCCATCGCACTGGGCCACCCCATCGGCGCAACCGGATCGATCCTCATCGGCACCATGGTCGATGAGCTCGAACGGCAGGACAAGCGCTACGGCCTTGTCACCATGTGCGCGGCGGGCGGCATGGCGCCGGCGATCATCATCGAGCGTGTGGACGATTTCGTCGACTGA